The nucleotide sequence GCTGCCGCAACCGCCAATGGGCGATGTGGAAGTGGCGCACCTTGATCTGCCCGCGCTGGAACAGAGCTGGTCGGTGCTGCGTGAACCACAGGAGTTCGATGCCCTGCTGCGCCGCTACGGCGTCCGTCGCCTGCGCGCCTACCGCCAGGTGCGCGACAAATTCGCCCGCGCCGTCAGCCTGGACAGCGTGCCGGCCCTGCTGGCGCTGGCGGCAGCGAGGCAAACGCCCGTGCGGATGTGCTGCGGCAACCGGGGCAGCGTGCAAAGTTTCGAGGGCCCGGTGAGCCTGCCCGTGTGGCAGGGCGGCTCTCTTTGCATACGCCAGCCCGGCGTGCGGTTTTCCTTGAATATGCGCGAAGTGGCGTCGGTCTGGCGTGTGCGCAAACCGGCTGCCGACAGCATCGTCACCAGCATCGAACTGTTTGACGGGGAAGATCAGCGCGTACTGACCCTGAGTGGCGCCAGCGGTTATGGCCGGCTGGAACTGCCCAGCTGGCGGGCGTTGCTGGCGGACAGCCTGCTGCCGCCCGAAGCCTGACCGCCGGGCGTCAGAAGCGCTCGTCGATCCGCGCCAGAA is from Isoalcanivorax pacificus W11-5 and encodes:
- a CDS encoding ChuX/HutX family heme-like substrate-binding protein; amino-acid sequence: MNALPNVSLWRMPWPAPLGACAATLGDRVLRLQDEPGAILKALYRFDQLEAGTHNRACHLWQTAPYAPLEFNGADGVARVRHDALTLMLYSRQWALALAVLAPVAGIAPRSLLFFDRHGHLLHQLHVPDGTAGMAFEELVCAMLHPDQRQLPLPQPPMGDVEVAHLDLPALEQSWSVLREPQEFDALLRRYGVRRLRAYRQVRDKFARAVSLDSVPALLALAAARQTPVRMCCGNRGSVQSFEGPVSLPVWQGGSLCIRQPGVRFSLNMREVASVWRVRKPAADSIVTSIELFDGEDQRVLTLSGASGYGRLELPSWRALLADSLLPPEA